A section of the Citrobacter farmeri genome encodes:
- a CDS encoding MetQ/NlpA family ABC transporter substrate-binding protein, protein MKKSLTLLAAATLSALSFASWADTLTVGASNVPHAEILEQAKPILAKQGIDLEIKPFQDYILPNTALAGREIDANYFQHIPYLNSVLKDHAGDKTYDFVSAGAIHIEPIGIYSKKVKSLKDLPEGGKIIMRDAVSEEGRILSIFEKEGVIKLKPGVDKVTARISDIVENPKKLKFLPNVEAALLPQMYNNDEGDAVVINANYAIDAGLDPVHDPIAVESGENNPYANIITVHRGDEKKKDIVALVDVLHSKEIQDWIRTKYKGAVIPVNN, encoded by the coding sequence ATGAAAAAATCACTGACACTTCTTGCCGCAGCGACCTTAAGTGCCCTGAGTTTCGCCTCCTGGGCGGACACGCTGACCGTGGGCGCGTCCAACGTACCGCATGCCGAAATTCTCGAGCAGGCCAAACCGATTCTGGCGAAACAAGGGATCGATCTGGAGATTAAACCGTTCCAGGACTACATTCTGCCGAACACCGCGCTGGCGGGTCGTGAAATTGACGCCAACTACTTCCAGCATATTCCCTACCTCAACAGCGTTCTGAAAGATCATGCCGGCGATAAAACGTACGATTTCGTCAGCGCGGGTGCCATCCACATTGAGCCAATCGGCATCTATTCGAAAAAGGTCAAATCCCTGAAGGATCTGCCGGAAGGCGGCAAAATCATCATGCGTGATGCGGTGTCGGAAGAGGGACGTATCCTGTCGATCTTCGAGAAAGAGGGGGTGATCAAACTGAAGCCGGGCGTGGATAAAGTCACTGCGCGTATCAGCGACATCGTGGAAAACCCGAAAAAGCTGAAGTTCCTGCCTAACGTGGAAGCCGCGCTGCTGCCGCAGATGTACAACAACGATGAAGGTGATGCGGTGGTGATTAACGCCAACTACGCCATCGACGCCGGTCTGGATCCGGTACACGATCCGATCGCCGTGGAAAGCGGTGAGAACAACCCGTATGCCAACATCATTACCGTTCATCGCGGCGACGAGAAGAAGAAGGACATTGTCGCGTTAGTTGACGTCCTGCACTCAAAAGAGATCCAGGACTGGATCCGCACCAAATACAAAGGCGCGGTCATCCCGGTGAATAACTGA
- a CDS encoding methionine ABC transporter permease: MAEELFPHLKWDQLFAATQETLYMTALSGVATFVLGIILGLALFLTARGGLFQNRALYSGISLVVNIFRSIPFIILIVLLIPFTKALVGTILGANAALPALIVGAAPFYARLVEIALREVDKGVIEATRSMGARLSTLIFRVLLPESSPALVSGITVTLIALVSYSAMAGVIGAGGLGNLAYLEGFQRNHNDVTLVATVTILVIVFIIQFCGDVITSLLDKR, translated from the coding sequence ATGGCTGAGGAACTGTTTCCCCATCTGAAATGGGATCAACTTTTTGCGGCCACTCAGGAGACGCTGTATATGACTGCGCTCTCCGGCGTCGCCACCTTTGTGCTCGGCATTATCCTCGGACTGGCGCTGTTCCTGACCGCACGCGGCGGACTGTTCCAGAATCGTGCGCTGTACAGCGGCATTTCTCTGGTGGTGAACATCTTCCGCTCGATCCCGTTCATCATTTTGATCGTCCTGCTGATCCCGTTTACCAAAGCGCTGGTCGGCACCATTCTTGGCGCCAACGCCGCGTTACCGGCGCTGATTGTCGGGGCTGCGCCATTCTATGCGCGTCTGGTTGAGATCGCCCTGCGTGAAGTGGATAAGGGCGTAATTGAAGCGACACGTTCTATGGGGGCTCGTCTGAGCACCTTAATTTTTCGGGTTTTGTTACCTGAATCGTCACCCGCTCTGGTGTCCGGTATCACCGTGACGCTGATTGCGCTGGTCAGTTACAGCGCAATGGCCGGGGTGATCGGGGCAGGTGGTTTAGGGAATCTGGCTTATCTGGAAGGATTCCAGCGCAACCACAACGACGTCACGCTGGTGGCGACGGTGACCATTCTGGTTATTGTCTTCATTATCCAGTTCTGCGGCGATGTGATCACTTCTCTGTTAGATAAACGCTAA
- a CDS encoding methionine ABC transporter ATP-binding protein: MIVLKNISKVFTPGRLSITAVDNVNLTVEQGQIYGIIGYSGAGKSTLIRLLNGLEKPTAGSVTINGHEISAARGESLRQARLKISMVFQHFNLLWSRTVRENIAFSMQIAGAPKAKIQARVAELIELVGLTGRENAYPSQLSGGQKQRVGIARALANSPDVLLCDEATSALDPQTTDQILELLLDINRRFQLTIVLITHEMHVVRKICDRVAVMENGQVVEEGDVLSVFTHPQQPITRQFVRQVGQYADEEAFDLQLASELGGTVIKLTFTGHNTHQPIVGELTLRYGLPLNILHGKMTQTAHGVFGQLWLHVVASQEQLNNILDDLQKSGIDGEVIQHG; encoded by the coding sequence ATGATTGTCCTGAAAAATATTTCGAAAGTGTTTACGCCAGGCCGGCTATCCATTACCGCGGTTGATAATGTCAATCTCACGGTGGAGCAGGGGCAGATTTACGGGATTATTGGCTACAGTGGTGCCGGGAAAAGCACTCTGATTCGTCTGCTTAACGGGCTGGAAAAGCCGACTGCAGGCAGTGTGACTATCAACGGTCACGAGATTTCCGCCGCCCGCGGCGAGTCGTTGCGTCAGGCGCGACTGAAAATCAGTATGGTATTTCAGCATTTCAATCTGCTGTGGTCGCGCACCGTGCGCGAAAATATCGCCTTTTCCATGCAAATCGCAGGCGCGCCAAAAGCGAAAATTCAGGCGCGCGTGGCAGAACTGATTGAGCTGGTGGGGCTGACGGGGCGCGAAAACGCGTATCCATCACAACTGAGCGGCGGGCAAAAACAGCGCGTTGGCATTGCCCGTGCGCTGGCAAACAGTCCGGATGTATTGCTGTGCGATGAAGCCACGTCAGCGCTGGATCCCCAGACGACCGACCAGATTCTTGAACTACTGCTTGATATCAACCGTCGCTTCCAACTCACGATCGTGCTGATCACCCATGAAATGCACGTGGTGCGCAAAATCTGCGATCGCGTGGCGGTGATGGAGAACGGCCAGGTGGTGGAAGAAGGCGACGTGTTGAGCGTTTTTACACATCCACAACAGCCGATTACCCGTCAGTTTGTCCGCCAGGTGGGGCAGTATGCCGATGAAGAGGCATTTGACTTGCAACTGGCGAGCGAACTGGGCGGCACGGTGATCAAGCTGACGTTTACGGGCCACAATACGCATCAGCCGATCGTCGGTGAGCTGACGCTTCGCTACGGCCTGCCGTTAAATATCCTGCACGGAAAAATGACCCAGACGGCACACGGCGTGTTCGGTCAGTTGTGGCTGCACGTGGTGGCTTCGCAAGAGCAACTTAATAACATTCTGGACGACCTGCAAAAGAGCGGCATTGACGGCGAGGTGATTCAACATGGCTGA
- the pykF gene encoding pyruvate kinase PykF, which yields MKKTKTVCTIGPKTESEEMLTKMLDAGMNVMRLNFSHGDYAEHGQRIQNLRNVMSKTGKKAAILLDTKGPEIRTIKLEGGNDVSLKAGQTFTFTTDKSVVGNNEIVAVTYEGFTSDLSVGNTVLVDDGLIGMEVTAIEGNKVICKVLNNGDLGENKGVNLPGVSIALPALAEKDKQDLIFGCEQGVDFVAASFIRKRSDVVEIREHLKAHGGEKIQIISKIENQEGLNNFDEILEASDGIMVARGDLGVEIPVEEVIFAQKMMIEKCIRARKVVITATQMLDSMIKNPRPTRAEAGDVANAILDGTDAVMLSGESAKGKYPLEAVTIMATICERTDRVMTSRLDFNNDSRKLRITEAVCRGAVETAEKLEAPLIVVATQGGKSARAVRKYFPDATILALTTNEVTARQLVLSKGVVAHLVKEIASTDDFYRLGKDVAQQSGLAQKGDVVVMVSGALVPSGTTNTASVHVL from the coding sequence ATGAAAAAGACGAAAACTGTTTGCACCATCGGTCCGAAAACCGAATCTGAAGAGATGTTAACCAAAATGCTGGACGCGGGCATGAACGTCATGCGTCTGAACTTCTCTCACGGTGATTATGCAGAACACGGTCAGCGTATTCAGAACCTGCGCAACGTGATGAGCAAAACCGGCAAGAAAGCCGCAATCCTGCTCGACACGAAAGGTCCGGAAATCCGTACCATTAAACTGGAAGGCGGTAACGACGTTTCCCTGAAAGCAGGTCAGACCTTTACGTTCACCACCGACAAATCCGTCGTTGGTAACAACGAAATCGTTGCGGTCACCTACGAAGGTTTCACCTCCGATCTGTCTGTTGGTAACACCGTACTGGTCGACGATGGTCTGATCGGGATGGAAGTCACCGCGATCGAAGGCAACAAAGTGATCTGTAAAGTGCTGAACAACGGCGACCTCGGCGAAAACAAAGGCGTTAACCTGCCAGGCGTCTCTATCGCCCTGCCGGCACTGGCTGAAAAAGACAAACAGGACCTGATTTTTGGTTGCGAACAAGGCGTTGACTTTGTTGCGGCCTCCTTTATCCGTAAACGTTCTGACGTTGTTGAAATCCGTGAGCACCTGAAGGCGCACGGCGGTGAGAAGATCCAGATCATCTCCAAAATTGAAAACCAGGAAGGCCTGAACAACTTCGACGAAATTCTCGAAGCGTCTGACGGTATCATGGTTGCGCGTGGCGACCTGGGCGTTGAAATCCCGGTTGAAGAAGTGATCTTCGCGCAGAAGATGATGATCGAAAAATGTATCCGCGCGCGTAAAGTCGTTATCACGGCGACACAGATGCTCGATTCCATGATCAAAAACCCGCGTCCGACTCGTGCTGAAGCGGGCGACGTGGCGAACGCCATCCTCGATGGCACCGATGCGGTTATGCTGTCTGGCGAATCCGCTAAAGGCAAATATCCGCTGGAAGCGGTCACCATCATGGCGACCATCTGTGAACGTACCGACCGTGTGATGACCAGCCGTCTGGACTTCAACAACGACAGCCGCAAACTGCGTATCACCGAAGCGGTTTGCCGCGGTGCAGTGGAAACCGCTGAAAAACTGGAAGCGCCGCTGATCGTTGTTGCCACTCAGGGCGGCAAATCTGCTCGCGCAGTCCGTAAATACTTCCCGGATGCCACCATTCTGGCACTGACCACCAACGAAGTGACTGCTCGTCAGCTGGTACTGAGCAAAGGCGTTGTGGCACATCTGGTGAAAGAAATCGCCTCTACCGATGATTTCTACCGTCTGGGTAAAGACGTTGCGCAGCAGAGCGGTCTGGCTCAAAAAGGCGACGTTGTGGTGATGGTTTCCGGTGCGCTGGTACCGAGCGGTACCACTAACACGGCATCTGTTCACGTACTGTAA
- the lpp gene encoding murein lipoprotein Lpp, whose protein sequence is MNRTKLVLGAVILGSTLLAGCSSNAKIDQLSSDVQTLNAKVDQLSNDVNAMRSDVQAAKDDAARANQRLDNQATKYRK, encoded by the coding sequence ATGAATCGTACTAAACTGGTACTGGGCGCGGTAATCCTGGGTTCTACTCTGCTGGCTGGTTGCTCCAGCAACGCTAAAATCGATCAGCTGTCTTCTGACGTTCAGACTCTGAACGCTAAAGTTGACCAGCTGAGCAACGACGTGAACGCAATGCGTTCCGACGTTCAGGCTGCTAAAGACGACGCAGCTCGCGCTAACCAGCGTCTGGACAACCAGGCTACTAAATACCGTAAGTAA